One segment of Stappia sp. 28M-7 DNA contains the following:
- a CDS encoding Maf family protein, with protein MTDIILASGSRIRAELLANAGLAFRVDPAQVDERAVEAPLLEAGFPPEDIARVLAEAKAQETSARNPGALVIGADQVLEFDGRRLTKPEDMEAARRQLLAMSGKRHQLHSSAAIALNGETVWCGTATVHMKMWPFGPEFVGRYLAATGDVVLSSVGAYQLEGRGVQLFEAIEGDYFTVLGLPLLPLLKQLREMGAVET; from the coding sequence ATGACCGACATCATTCTCGCCAGCGGCAGCCGGATCAGGGCCGAGCTGCTCGCCAATGCCGGCCTTGCCTTCCGGGTCGACCCGGCACAGGTGGACGAGCGCGCCGTCGAGGCGCCGCTGCTGGAGGCCGGCTTTCCTCCAGAGGACATCGCCCGGGTTCTGGCCGAGGCCAAGGCACAGGAAACGAGCGCCCGCAATCCCGGGGCGCTGGTCATCGGCGCCGACCAGGTGCTCGAGTTCGACGGCCGCCGCCTGACCAAGCCCGAGGATATGGAGGCCGCCCGCCGTCAGCTTCTCGCCATGTCCGGCAAGCGCCATCAGCTGCATTCCTCGGCCGCGATCGCCCTCAACGGCGAGACCGTGTGGTGCGGTACCGCGACCGTGCACATGAAGATGTGGCCTTTCGGCCCGGAATTCGTCGGCCGTTATCTCGCCGCCACCGGCGATGTCGTCCTGTCGAGCGTCGGCGCCTATCAGCTCGAGGGCCGCGGCGTGCAGCTCTTCGAGGCCATCGAGGGCGACTATTTCACCGTGCTCGGTCTTCCGCTTCTGCCGCTGTTGAAGCAGCTGCGCGAGATGGGAGCAGTCGAGACATGA
- a CDS encoding pyruvate, water dikinase regulatory protein: MGKTRNFFHLHMVSDSTGETLMTVARAATAQYEDVQAIEHVYPLVRSTRQLDHALDEIEHAPGIVLYTLVDPELAGRLEQAARAAGVPCVNILSPVFAVFQSYLNVRLTGRIGGQHALDADYFHRIEALNFTMLHDDGQIPDNLDEADVVLLGVSRTSKTPTCIYLANRGIKAANIPIVPDIPLPRQLGELRRAMVVAVVASVERIQQVRQNRILTLNAGGFENETYVDRRVIAREIAVTRKICAEHGWPLIDVTRRSIEETAAEIMSLYRAHKSTLANGGVA, from the coding sequence TTGGGTAAGACTCGTAACTTCTTCCACCTGCACATGGTTTCGGACTCCACCGGTGAAACTTTGATGACGGTGGCACGCGCCGCGACGGCCCAGTACGAGGACGTGCAGGCGATCGAGCATGTCTATCCGCTGGTGCGTTCGACGCGGCAGCTCGACCATGCGCTCGACGAGATCGAGCATGCGCCGGGCATCGTCCTCTACACGCTGGTCGACCCGGAGCTGGCCGGCCGGCTGGAGCAGGCGGCGCGGGCTGCCGGCGTTCCTTGCGTCAACATCCTCTCGCCGGTCTTCGCGGTCTTCCAGTCCTATCTCAATGTCCGCCTGACCGGCCGTATCGGTGGCCAGCACGCGCTCGATGCCGACTACTTCCATCGCATCGAGGCGCTCAATTTCACCATGCTGCATGACGATGGGCAGATCCCGGACAATCTCGACGAGGCGGATGTGGTGCTTCTGGGCGTCAGCCGCACCTCGAAAACGCCGACCTGCATCTACCTGGCCAATCGCGGCATCAAGGCGGCGAACATTCCCATCGTTCCGGACATCCCCCTGCCCCGCCAACTCGGCGAGCTGCGCCGGGCGATGGTGGTTGCCGTGGTCGCCTCGGTGGAGCGCATCCAGCAGGTGCGGCAGAACCGCATTCTCACGCTGAATGCGGGCGGCTTCGAGAACGAGACCTATGTCGACCGCCGGGTGATCGCCCGCGAGATCGCGGTAACACGCAAGATCTGCGCCGAGCACGGCTGGCCCCTGATCGATGTCACCCGCCGCTCCATCGAGGAAACCGCCGCGGAAATCATGAGCTTGTACCGGGCTCACAAGAGCACTCTGGCAAACGGCGGCGTGGCCTGA
- the hemE gene encoding uroporphyrinogen decarboxylase, with protein MQVLAGERLWPPPIWMMRQAGRYLPEYRATRSKRVNFLEFCYDVELATEVTLQPIRRYGFDASILFSDIFVVPDALGYPVRFEEGRGPVLEPLSDKLVGNLDQRRAVGHLDPVIEIVARLRRELPDEVTLLGFCGAPWTVACYSVAGHTTQEQTAARIGAYRDPELMQAFIDQLVTASIDYLVRQLKAGADAVQIFDTWAGVLDDEGFRRWSIAPTRAIVDGVRAAVPGARIIGFPKASSSRLADYIAGTGVDAVGLDWTVPGGLAREIQKLVPVQGNLDPMRLVAGGRALDEGVDQVLATLGQGPLVFNLGHGVTPDADPENVARMIERVRQAPDPLEAS; from the coding sequence ATGCAGGTGCTGGCCGGCGAAAGGCTCTGGCCGCCTCCGATCTGGATGATGAGACAGGCCGGCCGGTATCTTCCCGAGTACCGTGCCACCCGTTCAAAAAGAGTTAACTTTCTTGAATTTTGTTACGACGTAGAGCTTGCAACGGAAGTCACTTTGCAGCCCATCCGGCGCTACGGCTTCGACGCATCGATTCTCTTCTCGGATATTTTCGTGGTTCCCGATGCGCTCGGATATCCCGTTCGCTTCGAGGAAGGGCGCGGACCTGTGCTGGAACCGCTCAGCGACAAGCTCGTCGGCAATCTCGATCAGAGGCGCGCTGTCGGGCATCTCGACCCCGTCATCGAGATCGTGGCGCGCCTGCGCCGGGAACTCCCGGACGAGGTGACGCTTCTGGGCTTCTGCGGAGCCCCCTGGACGGTCGCCTGCTATTCGGTGGCCGGTCACACCACCCAGGAGCAAACGGCCGCCAGGATCGGCGCCTATCGCGATCCTGAGCTGATGCAGGCCTTCATCGACCAGCTGGTCACCGCCTCCATCGATTATCTGGTGCGGCAGTTGAAGGCCGGCGCCGACGCGGTGCAGATCTTCGACACCTGGGCGGGCGTCTTGGATGACGAGGGTTTCCGCCGCTGGTCGATCGCGCCGACGCGGGCAATCGTCGACGGCGTTCGCGCGGCCGTGCCGGGCGCGCGCATCATCGGCTTTCCGAAAGCCTCAAGCTCGCGGCTGGCGGATTACATCGCGGGAACGGGCGTCGATGCGGTCGGCCTCGACTGGACCGTGCCGGGCGGGCTTGCCCGCGAGATCCAGAAGCTGGTTCCGGTGCAGGGAAATCTCGACCCGATGCGGCTCGTGGCCGGCGGACGGGCGCTGGACGAGGGCGTCGACCAGGTGCTTGCGACACTTGGACAGGGTCCGCTCGTCTTCAATCTGGGGCATGGAGTGACACCGGACGCGGATCCGGAGAACGTCGCGCGCATGATCGAACGCGTGCGTCAGGCTCCCGATCCTCTCGAAGCGTCCTGA
- a CDS encoding shikimate dehydrogenase, giving the protein MTRRAAITGYPVSHSRSPLIHNHWLALHGIDGTYERIAVAPDEAHCFYESLGDQGLVGCNVTVPNKEAAAEVCATLDEAARAMGAVNLLWVGGDGRVHGANTDGLGFLGNLDQMAPGWDEGLREAVVLGAGGAARAIVWALLSRGVKTVTIVNRTRSKAEELCARFGSDSKAADWGELTSLLGSAGLLVNTTSLGMQGQPPLEIDLSTLPVSALVTDAVYAPLETPLLAAARARGNPVVDGLGMLLHQAVPSFERWFGVRPQVTDELRALLLADLGVAA; this is encoded by the coding sequence ATGACGCGGCGTGCCGCGATCACCGGCTATCCCGTCAGCCATTCCCGCTCGCCGTTGATCCACAACCACTGGCTCGCCCTTCACGGCATCGATGGTACCTACGAGCGCATCGCCGTGGCGCCGGACGAAGCCCATTGCTTCTACGAGTCTCTTGGCGACCAGGGTCTCGTCGGCTGCAACGTGACGGTGCCCAACAAGGAGGCGGCTGCCGAGGTCTGCGCGACCCTCGACGAGGCGGCCCGCGCGATGGGCGCGGTCAACCTGTTGTGGGTGGGGGGCGACGGCCGTGTGCACGGTGCCAACACCGACGGCCTCGGCTTTCTCGGCAATCTCGACCAGATGGCGCCCGGTTGGGACGAGGGCCTGCGCGAGGCGGTGGTCCTGGGCGCCGGAGGGGCGGCCCGTGCCATTGTCTGGGCCTTGCTATCGCGCGGTGTGAAAACCGTGACAATCGTCAATCGCACAAGGTCGAAAGCCGAAGAACTCTGCGCCCGTTTCGGGTCCGACTCGAAGGCTGCCGACTGGGGAGAACTCACCAGTCTTCTGGGGAGCGCCGGGTTGCTCGTCAACACGACCTCGCTCGGCATGCAGGGCCAGCCGCCGCTGGAGATCGACCTCTCCACGCTTCCCGTCTCCGCGCTGGTGACGGATGCGGTCTATGCGCCGCTGGAAACGCCGCTGCTTGCGGCGGCACGGGCCAGGGGCAACCCGGTGGTCGACGGGCTCGGCATGTTGCTGCACCAGGCGGTGCCTTCCTTCGAACGCTGGTTCGGTGTGCGCCCGCAGGTGACCGACGAGCTGCGCGCCCTTCTGCTCGCGGATCTGGGAGTGGCTGCGTGA